The following coding sequences are from one Megamonas funiformis window:
- a CDS encoding DNA topoisomerase 3, whose translation MRLYIAEKPSMGAEIAKCLTGPVQRKDGYLITKDGIVTWAFGHILRQAEPEEYNAKYKNWKAEDLPIIPKQWKMIIDESCKKQFGIIKNLIDKADEIVHAGDPDREGQLLIDEVLDYLNCQKPVKRILLNALDEESIKKANKDLRDNRDFLNLKKSALARARADWLIGMNLSRAYTLAARRAGKKGVFAVGRVKTPTLALVVRRERELKDFKPVDYFTIKAIFANENGEFSATWKPKDTQAGLDFENRLIDENIAKALIGKFAQKTEAGKITAYQKAQKKEVQRLPFSLSSLQVLAGKKYGYDPQLVLDTAQKLYEKKLTTYPRSDCEYLPQSQFSDAKIILQNLYNINEKQLANWAKKCDLKTKSRAWNDKKITAHHAIIPTKVKVNLMSLTIEERNIYFLIAQAYIAQFYPVHIYDQTKISIEYMQELFVTSGRVVKQMGWKELYVQNNKEKSLNEDDKKEDNEEKEEQNSLPLMKKGDEVEYVKGEYDKKSTKPPTRFTSSTLLAGMKDIHKYVKDVEVKKKLKDIYGIGTEATRATIIEDLVKRNFLQLEGKKKYLVPTQSAYILIDALPDEMTYPDSTAVWEDYLHSLSEGQGTIEEFLAKQAEFTQNLCIKATKTVLVQEHEYKCPRCNQGILVKRKGKNGEFWGCSNFPNCRMTCNDVDGKPDIEKTKFKFNNYRQMSYNNSDKNYIKSGQNEIFQQDNQLISAWDLIARENTKKMNFAPKEKFSAMPIEKNKNTKATSKYLCTRCKEGNLRRIRGKNGWFWACSNYPHCTATYDDNNGIPVI comes from the coding sequence ATGCGTTTATATATAGCTGAGAAACCAAGTATGGGAGCAGAGATTGCAAAATGTTTGACAGGTCCTGTGCAAAGAAAAGATGGATATTTAATAACTAAAGATGGAATTGTAACATGGGCTTTTGGTCATATTTTGCGTCAAGCTGAGCCAGAAGAATACAATGCTAAATATAAAAATTGGAAAGCTGAAGATTTACCGATTATACCAAAACAGTGGAAAATGATTATAGATGAGTCTTGCAAAAAGCAATTTGGTATTATTAAAAATCTTATTGATAAAGCTGATGAAATAGTTCATGCAGGCGACCCTGATAGAGAAGGGCAATTATTGATTGATGAAGTTTTAGATTATTTAAATTGTCAAAAACCTGTAAAGCGAATTTTATTAAATGCTTTAGATGAAGAAAGTATAAAAAAAGCTAATAAAGATTTGCGAGATAATCGAGATTTTTTGAATTTAAAAAAATCTGCTTTAGCTAGAGCAAGAGCAGATTGGCTTATCGGTATGAATTTGTCTAGGGCATATACTTTAGCAGCAAGGAGAGCTGGGAAAAAAGGTGTATTTGCTGTAGGTAGAGTAAAAACACCGACACTTGCTTTAGTTGTCCGCAGAGAACGCGAATTAAAAGATTTTAAACCAGTTGATTATTTCACGATAAAGGCAATATTTGCTAATGAAAATGGTGAATTTAGTGCCACATGGAAGCCTAAAGATACACAGGCGGGACTAGATTTTGAAAATCGTTTAATTGATGAAAATATAGCTAAAGCTTTAATCGGTAAATTTGCTCAAAAAACAGAAGCAGGAAAAATAACAGCTTATCAAAAAGCACAGAAAAAAGAAGTACAAAGATTGCCATTTTCTTTATCTAGTTTGCAAGTTTTGGCAGGTAAAAAATATGGATATGACCCGCAATTAGTATTAGATACTGCACAAAAATTATATGAGAAAAAATTGACGACATATCCACGTTCTGATTGTGAATATTTACCACAAAGCCAGTTTAGTGATGCTAAAATTATTTTGCAGAATTTATATAATATCAATGAAAAGCAATTGGCTAATTGGGCAAAAAAATGTGATTTAAAAACGAAAAGTAGAGCATGGAATGATAAAAAAATTACAGCGCATCATGCGATTATTCCAACAAAGGTAAAGGTCAATTTAATGAGTTTGACCATAGAAGAAAGAAATATTTACTTTTTAATAGCTCAAGCATATATAGCACAATTTTATCCAGTTCATATTTATGACCAGACTAAAATCAGCATAGAATATATGCAAGAATTGTTTGTAACAAGTGGTAGAGTCGTAAAACAGATGGGGTGGAAAGAATTATATGTGCAAAATAATAAAGAAAAATCTTTAAATGAAGACGATAAAAAAGAAGATAATGAAGAAAAAGAAGAACAAAATTCATTGCCACTTATGAAAAAAGGTGATGAAGTAGAATATGTAAAAGGCGAATATGATAAAAAATCTACAAAACCACCAACTCGCTTTACAAGTTCGACACTGCTTGCAGGTATGAAAGATATTCATAAATATGTAAAAGATGTAGAAGTTAAGAAAAAATTAAAAGATATTTATGGTATTGGCACAGAAGCGACAAGAGCAACTATTATCGAAGATTTAGTAAAGAGAAATTTTTTACAACTTGAAGGTAAAAAGAAATATTTAGTGCCAACACAGTCGGCATATATTTTAATTGATGCACTGCCAGATGAAATGACATATCCAGACTCTACAGCTGTTTGGGAAGATTATCTTCATTCTTTATCTGAAGGTCAGGGAACAATTGAAGAATTTTTAGCTAAACAGGCAGAATTTACGCAGAATTTATGTATTAAAGCAACAAAGACAGTTTTGGTACAAGAGCATGAATATAAATGCCCTAGATGTAATCAAGGTATTTTAGTAAAACGCAAAGGTAAAAATGGTGAGTTTTGGGGCTGTTCTAACTTTCCTAATTGTCGTATGACTTGTAATGATGTAGATGGCAAGCCAGATATAGAAAAAACAAAATTTAAATTCAATAATTATCGACAAATGAGTTATAATAATAGTGATAAAAATTATATAAAATCTGGGCAAAATGAGATATTTCAGCAAGATAATCAATTGATTTCAGCTTGGGATTTAATCGCTAGAGAAAATACGAAAAAGATGAATTTTGCTCCTAAAGAAAAATTTTCAGCAATGCCTATAGAGAAAAATAAAAATACTAAAGCTACATCAAAATATTTATGTACACGTTGTAAAGAAGGCAATTTACGTAGAATTCGCGGTAAAAATGGTTGGTTTTGGGCATGCTCAAATTATCCTCATTGTACAGCTACTTATGATGATAATAATGGAATTCCTGTGATATAG
- a CDS encoding DUF4127 family protein: MYSRSWKKLVLGICLVVCLVNIFNVEKVFAKDEKKVILYVPQDDRPISSDQTAQVIRSMGYTVEMPPKDLLGDRDKAGRPEEINRWLVENGGKDKVAVISSDAMIYGSLVASRKHHIPKDLLLRRVKNIEKLHDTHPKMPIYVFSSIMRTPKDGASSGTEEPEYYVKYGQAIANYTKIDNADISGLNESYQVTLREGVPEAALKDWLSRRRTNVEVNKKLINLVKNNDVVYMATGKDDNSKLSQTHRESNELREYANSLGLKNNRFQVLTGLDEVGLLVLTRAVNELENYKPYVYIKYASGYGGATVPTYSDESIDNTLTSQITAIGGIRTYDLKKANLVMFINTNRSGWTYDANTPVNTLQPRYNTMDFVEDIESFVNAGYHVAVGDIAFANGADNALMKQLQDRDLLDKLYGYAGWNTATNSTGFALGMGIVGNQISQDKRNELLLTRYLDDWVYQANVRQSVNSYLNLLPGSGDYLTIGDTKRPYIEEYGTKLMRSFVSDNLNLFNEAVNVSITMPWNRIFEANFDVSGNKLNETVLKKHLKY; encoded by the coding sequence TTGTATTCTAGGAGTTGGAAAAAACTAGTTTTAGGAATTTGTTTAGTTGTTTGTTTAGTAAATATTTTTAATGTAGAAAAAGTATTTGCTAAAGATGAGAAAAAAGTAATTTTGTATGTGCCTCAAGATGATAGACCGATATCTTCCGATCAAACAGCACAAGTAATCCGTTCTATGGGTTATACTGTAGAGATGCCACCAAAAGATTTATTAGGTGATAGAGATAAAGCTGGCAGACCAGAAGAAATTAATCGTTGGTTAGTGGAAAATGGTGGTAAAGATAAAGTAGCAGTAATATCTTCTGATGCTATGATTTATGGAAGCTTAGTAGCTTCAAGAAAACATCATATACCAAAAGATTTATTGTTAAGACGTGTAAAAAATATAGAAAAGTTGCATGATACGCACCCTAAAATGCCTATATATGTATTTTCTTCTATTATGAGAACGCCAAAAGATGGAGCTTCTTCAGGAACAGAAGAGCCAGAATACTATGTAAAATATGGACAAGCTATAGCTAATTATACAAAAATTGATAATGCCGATATTTCAGGATTAAATGAAAGTTATCAAGTAACTCTAAGAGAAGGCGTACCAGAGGCTGCTTTAAAAGACTGGCTTTCCCGTCGCAGAACAAATGTGGAAGTCAATAAAAAATTGATAAATTTAGTTAAAAATAATGATGTAGTGTATATGGCAACAGGAAAAGATGATAATTCTAAATTATCGCAGACTCATAGAGAAAGTAATGAGTTGAGAGAATATGCAAATAGTTTAGGATTAAAAAATAATCGCTTTCAAGTTTTAACTGGTTTAGATGAAGTTGGGCTTTTAGTTTTAACTAGAGCTGTTAATGAATTAGAAAATTATAAGCCATATGTTTATATAAAATATGCTTCTGGTTATGGCGGAGCAACTGTGCCAACATATTCAGATGAGTCTATAGATAATACACTTACAAGTCAAATAACGGCTATCGGTGGTATTAGAACATATGATTTGAAAAAAGCTAATTTAGTAATGTTTATAAATACTAATCGCAGTGGCTGGACATATGATGCTAATACTCCAGTAAATACGCTTCAACCAAGATATAATACAATGGATTTTGTTGAAGATATAGAAAGCTTTGTCAATGCAGGCTATCATGTGGCTGTAGGTGATATTGCTTTTGCTAATGGAGCAGACAATGCTTTGATGAAACAATTACAAGATAGAGATTTATTAGATAAATTATATGGATATGCTGGTTGGAATACAGCGACTAATAGCACTGGTTTTGCATTAGGCATGGGAATTGTAGGCAATCAGATAAGCCAAGATAAGCGCAATGAATTATTATTGACTAGATATTTAGATGATTGGGTATATCAAGCAAATGTTCGTCAAAGTGTAAACTCTTATTTAAACTTATTGCCAGGTAGTGGTGATTATTTAACTATAGGAGATACAAAAAGACCATATATTGAAGAATATGGTACAAAATTAATGCGTTCTTTTGTAAGTGATAATTTAAATTTATTTAATGAAGCAGTAAATGTTTCGATAACAATGCCATGGAATAGAATTTTTGAAGCTAATTTCGATGTTTCTGGTAATAAATTAAATGAAACAGTATTGAAAAAGCATTTAAAATATTAA
- a CDS encoding DUF4127 family protein yields the protein MQFKYLKQLLCLFLMMIVVYVPNVVFASLNKTIIFVPHDNRPISFKQTADNIRDLGYEVLTPPEELLGNRENPYAKPEELSKWVIENAKKADAAVISSDSMIYGSLVASRKHNLSEDVVLARVHNFEKIHQANPNMKLYVFGSIMRTPQTSEASGSEDANYYAQYGTDIARYTALTDKLEQDGLTHKERKQLKQYEQKIPKAALDDWLSRRQGNFLVSKNLIDLARNDVITYLALGCDDNAKYSQTNKERRALDNYGSDLGELKYQSVAGIDEIGYVLLTRAVNNLQGDIPFVSVHYAKGTGENTIPAYSNEPIKNSIATHIKMAGGMKVNSDKRADLVFMVNTNFDGTTGAANDLNNVYIPNENIIDFVNMVDEAVQANKKVGIGDITFGNGSDNALMFSLYGKNLLDKLNAYSGWNTPTNSTGYALAMGMGANYTDRVGILKMLEVRYLDDWLYQANIRQAVANRLNSMPGEGDYGNTKTRTLPAEKLATEALQKMIADYGLEKFEGQSYVADAQIRFPWQRMFEADIVFPEEKVSVEEKIEK from the coding sequence GTGCAGTTTAAATATTTAAAACAACTATTATGTCTTTTTTTGATGATGATAGTAGTTTATGTACCGAATGTTGTTTTTGCTAGTTTAAATAAAACTATTATTTTTGTACCCCATGATAATAGACCGATTTCTTTTAAGCAGACAGCGGATAATATTCGTGATTTAGGATATGAAGTATTGACACCACCAGAAGAACTCTTAGGTAATAGAGAAAATCCTTATGCAAAACCAGAAGAGTTATCTAAATGGGTGATAGAAAATGCAAAAAAAGCTGATGCAGCAGTAATATCTTCAGACTCTATGATTTATGGTAGTCTTGTTGCTTCAAGAAAACATAATTTAAGTGAAGATGTTGTTTTAGCTAGAGTGCATAATTTTGAAAAGATACATCAAGCAAATCCAAATATGAAATTATATGTATTTGGCTCAATTATGAGAACACCTCAAACAAGTGAAGCGTCAGGTAGTGAAGATGCAAATTATTATGCTCAATATGGTACAGATATTGCGCGTTATACTGCATTGACTGATAAATTAGAACAAGATGGACTAACACATAAAGAAAGAAAACAGTTAAAACAATATGAACAAAAAATACCAAAAGCAGCTCTAGATGATTGGCTTTCTCGTAGACAAGGTAATTTTTTAGTAAGTAAGAATTTAATTGATTTAGCTAGAAATGATGTGATTACTTATTTAGCATTAGGTTGTGATGATAATGCTAAATATTCACAGACCAATAAAGAACGTCGCGCCCTTGATAATTATGGCAGTGATTTAGGTGAATTGAAATATCAATCAGTAGCTGGAATTGATGAAATTGGTTATGTTTTATTGACTAGAGCAGTGAATAATTTACAAGGTGATATTCCATTTGTAAGTGTTCATTATGCTAAAGGTACAGGAGAAAATACGATACCAGCATATTCTAATGAACCAATTAAAAATTCTATAGCGACTCATATCAAAATGGCTGGCGGTATGAAAGTCAATAGCGATAAAAGAGCAGATTTAGTATTCATGGTTAATACTAATTTTGACGGCACAACAGGTGCTGCTAATGATTTAAATAATGTATATATACCAAATGAAAATATCATAGATTTTGTCAATATGGTCGATGAAGCTGTACAGGCTAATAAAAAAGTAGGTATTGGCGATATCACATTTGGCAATGGTTCTGATAATGCTTTAATGTTTAGTTTATATGGTAAGAATTTATTAGATAAATTAAATGCTTATTCAGGTTGGAATACACCTACAAATAGTACTGGTTATGCTTTGGCTATGGGCATGGGAGCAAATTATACAGATAGAGTGGGCATTTTAAAAATGCTTGAAGTCCGTTATTTAGATGATTGGCTCTATCAAGCAAATATCAGACAAGCTGTAGCGAATAGATTAAATTCCATGCCTGGTGAAGGCGATTATGGTAATACAAAAACTAGAACTTTACCAGCAGAAAAATTAGCTACAGAAGCTTTACAGAAAATGATAGCTGATTATGGCTTAGAAAAATTTGAAGGTCAATCTTATGTGGCTGATGCGCAAATAAGATTTCCATGGCAACGTATGTTTGAAGCAGATATAGTTTTTCCTGAAGAAAAAGTATCTGTAGAAGAAAAAATAGAAAAATAA
- a CDS encoding tRNA threonylcarbamoyladenosine dehydratase: MLNRFSRTELLLGEENMSKLAQSKIAIFGIGGVGSYVAEGLARCGIGEFILIDSDDISLTNINRQIHALETTIGQKKTLMMKERILSINPQAKVTTIEKLYTPESNFFNWDDDYTYIVDAVDDVKAKINLIVNANKHNLPIMSSMGTANKLDPQKFVITDIYKTHTCPLARIMRKTLKQQGIKKLKVLYSTEEPFTNYTVNFKENTSKDNSPASTRKQPLGSISFVPPIAGLMIAGEIVKDICQINR, from the coding sequence ATGTTAAACCGTTTTAGCCGTACAGAATTATTATTAGGCGAAGAAAATATGTCTAAATTAGCCCAAAGTAAAATTGCCATCTTTGGCATTGGTGGCGTAGGCTCTTATGTGGCAGAAGGATTAGCTCGCTGTGGTATTGGTGAATTCATTTTAATTGATAGCGATGATATATCACTAACTAATATCAATCGTCAAATACATGCTCTTGAAACAACTATTGGTCAGAAAAAAACATTAATGATGAAAGAGCGCATACTATCTATCAATCCGCAAGCAAAAGTTACAACTATAGAAAAATTATATACACCTGAAAGCAATTTTTTCAATTGGGATGACGATTATACCTACATTGTTGATGCTGTAGATGATGTAAAAGCTAAAATTAATTTAATTGTAAATGCCAATAAACACAATCTGCCAATTATGAGTTCTATGGGCACTGCCAATAAATTAGACCCACAAAAATTCGTAATTACAGATATCTATAAAACACATACTTGTCCTCTTGCTCGCATTATGCGCAAAACATTAAAACAACAAGGTATAAAAAAATTAAAAGTCCTTTATTCTACAGAGGAACCCTTTACTAATTATACTGTAAATTTTAAAGAAAATACCTCTAAAGATAATAGTCCTGCTTCTACTCGTAAACAGCCTTTAGGAAGTATTTCTTTTGTGCCACCAATCGCAGGCTTAATGATTGCAGGAGAAATCGTCAAAGATATTTGTCAAATAAATAGATAA
- the pfkA gene encoding 6-phosphofructokinase, with protein MLKSIAIMTSGGDSPGMNAAARAVVRTALYEGVKVFGIYDGYKGMLEDRIVELNSQSVSDIIQRGGTFLGTARCPEFKQEETRKEALKILQRHGIEGLVIIGGDGSLTGGSLLSDLGMPIVGLPGTIDNDVWGSDYTIGADTALNTILDAINKLRDTASAHRRIIVLEVMGRKCGWLAMMAGIAGGAEYVLVPEVKYDLNKICDELKTSYDNGRRYSIVVVAEGVGSAVDIGKEIGEKTGIDTRVTVLGHVQRGGSPTAEDRVKASMLGEKAALALLNGQSNIVFGINEGKVVAIDLHDSVNNNKTLDPELVRLARVLSK; from the coding sequence ATGTTAAAATCTATTGCAATCATGACTAGTGGTGGAGATAGCCCAGGAATGAATGCTGCAGCTCGTGCGGTAGTTCGTACAGCTCTTTATGAAGGAGTAAAAGTATTTGGTATCTATGATGGATACAAAGGTATGCTTGAAGATCGTATAGTAGAATTAAATTCTCAAAGCGTTAGTGATATTATCCAACGTGGTGGTACTTTCTTAGGTACAGCTCGTTGCCCAGAATTCAAACAAGAAGAAACTCGTAAAGAAGCTCTTAAAATTCTTCAAAGGCATGGCATTGAAGGTTTAGTTATTATCGGTGGTGATGGTAGCTTAACTGGTGGTTCTTTATTAAGCGATTTAGGTATGCCAATCGTTGGTCTTCCTGGTACTATCGATAATGATGTTTGGGGTTCTGATTATACTATCGGTGCTGATACTGCATTAAACACTATCTTAGATGCAATCAATAAACTTCGTGATACAGCATCTGCTCATCGTCGTATCATCGTTCTTGAAGTTATGGGTCGTAAATGTGGCTGGCTTGCTATGATGGCAGGTATCGCTGGTGGTGCAGAATATGTTCTTGTTCCAGAAGTTAAATATGACCTTAACAAAATTTGTGATGAACTCAAAACATCTTATGACAATGGTCGCCGTTATAGCATCGTTGTTGTTGCTGAAGGTGTAGGCAGTGCTGTAGATATCGGTAAAGAAATCGGTGAAAAAACTGGTATCGATACTCGTGTAACTGTATTAGGTCACGTTCAACGTGGTGGTTCTCCAACAGCTGAAGACCGTGTAAAAGCTAGTATGTTAGGTGAAAAAGCTGCTTTAGCACTTCTCAATGGTCAGTCTAATATTGTATTTGGTATCAACGAAGGTAAAGTTGTAGCTATTGACCTTCATGATTCTGTAAATAACAACAAAACATTAGACCCAGAATTAGTACGCTTAGCACGTGTATTATCTAAATAA
- a CDS encoding hemolysin family protein, with amino-acid sequence MELIEVLLKLILVVFLVFMNGFFVAAEFALVKIRSSRLETLLQEGNTRAKYAKKLTDHLDASLSVTQLGITLASLGLGWVGEPAVAALLVPVVQFFGFGEDFAHSIALVVGFSLITAMHIILGELAPKSMAIQKAETVTLNISIPMLIFHKIMWPAVWILNHVANWVIIRLGFEVASEGEEAHSEEEIRLLMEESHKHGYIDKTELTFVDNVFDLSNLTVREIMIPRTDMICLYLEDSFDENVKKALTEQMTRYPVCIEDKDNIVGFLHIKDLLNPLYARKNIDIRSLLREVTVVPESMPVRNLLKLMQGKRLQLAIVVDEYGGTAGMVTLEDIVEEIVGEIQDEFDEERPTVEKRTEKLYSLDAKMLLDDVNEMFGTNIEEENIDTIGGWLSTQVDTPPRVGQKANFGDDEFFVEEVDRVRITRVLVKLNHTVDGNTDI; translated from the coding sequence TTGGAGCTAATTGAAGTTCTGTTGAAATTAATTTTAGTAGTATTTTTAGTGTTTATGAATGGTTTTTTCGTAGCAGCGGAATTTGCCCTTGTAAAAATTCGTTCTTCTCGTTTGGAAACGCTTTTACAAGAAGGTAATACACGAGCTAAATATGCCAAAAAGCTCACAGACCATTTAGATGCATCTTTATCAGTAACACAGTTAGGGATAACACTTGCATCCCTTGGTTTAGGTTGGGTTGGTGAGCCAGCTGTTGCAGCTTTATTAGTACCTGTTGTGCAGTTCTTTGGCTTTGGCGAAGATTTTGCTCATTCTATAGCACTTGTGGTAGGTTTCTCTCTCATTACAGCAATGCATATCATTTTAGGTGAATTAGCACCAAAATCTATGGCTATTCAAAAAGCAGAAACTGTAACGCTTAATATTTCTATACCAATGCTTATTTTCCACAAGATTATGTGGCCGGCTGTATGGATTTTAAACCATGTAGCTAACTGGGTAATAATTCGCCTTGGTTTTGAAGTGGCAAGTGAAGGTGAAGAAGCTCATAGTGAAGAAGAAATTCGCTTGTTGATGGAAGAAAGTCATAAACATGGATATATTGATAAAACAGAATTGACTTTTGTAGATAATGTATTTGATTTATCTAATCTTACAGTTAGAGAGATTATGATCCCTCGAACAGATATGATTTGTCTGTATTTAGAAGACTCTTTTGATGAAAATGTAAAAAAAGCGTTGACTGAACAGATGACAAGATATCCTGTTTGTATTGAAGATAAAGATAATATAGTAGGATTTTTGCATATAAAAGATTTATTAAATCCATTATATGCGCGCAAAAATATTGATATTAGGTCATTATTAAGAGAAGTTACTGTCGTACCAGAATCTATGCCAGTGCGTAATTTGTTAAAACTTATGCAAGGAAAACGTTTACAATTAGCTATTGTTGTAGATGAATATGGCGGTACAGCTGGTATGGTTACTTTAGAAGACATTGTTGAGGAAATTGTTGGTGAAATTCAAGATGAATTTGATGAAGAAAGACCAACAGTAGAAAAACGTACAGAGAAATTATATTCCCTTGATGCGAAAATGTTACTTGATGATGTAAATGAAATGTTTGGCACTAATATTGAAGAAGAAAATATAGATACTATCGGTGGTTGGCTTTCTACGCAGGTAGATACTCCTCCACGTGTAGGTCAAAAAGCTAACTTTGGCGATGATGAATTCTTTGTCGAAGAAGTAGATAGAGTTCGTATTACGCGCGTATTAGTAAAATTAAATCATACTGTAGATGGAAATACAGATATTTAA
- a CDS encoding IS3 family transposase (programmed frameshift) has translation MTKYSNEFKVKAIKMVLKGNSISHVAKILNMPDIAPLCRWISHYEHGGIPQLLHKNRKYTPIFKQKVIEYKWLHHLSLNQTAAKFSIPNTGTISTWEKLYHSYGFSGLLAKKRGRPSMKKSKSKYKVNKPKKELSYVEKLEQEVYQLRMENDLLKKWHALMKQWEKEKTLVLVIAKLRKKYTLKALLNYTKLAKSTYYDALKKLSREDKYKGLKTLIHNICNKNHGRYGYRRVTMQLHKQGIKINHKVVMRLMKEENLTCKVRAKKYKSYRGQEGKIAKNILNRNFKAEKPNEKWATDVTEFALCNEKIYLSPIIDLYNGEIISYKISKRPILKQVLDMVEDATRKIKETKGIILHSDQGWQYQNKRYQKLLKEKGIIQSMSRKGNCLDNAVIENFFGLLKSEVFYLKKFKSVEDFIKELKSYIKYYNTKRIKIKLKGLSPVEYRIKFQLVA, from the exons ATGACTAAATACTCAAATGAATTTAAAGTTAAAGCAATTAAAATGGTTTTAAAAGGAAATTCTATTTCTCATGTAGCTAAAATTCTAAACATGCCAGATATAGCTCCTCTTTGCAGATGGATATCTCATTATGAACATGGTGGTATTCCACAACTTCTTCATAAAAATCGTAAATATACTCCTATCTTTAAGCAAAAAGTTATTGAATATAAATGGCTACATCATTTATCATTAAATCAAACAGCAGCCAAATTTTCCATTCCTAATACTGGTACAATTTCTACATGGGAAAAGTTGTATCATTCTTATGGCTTTTCTGGCTTACTTGCTAAGAAACGAGGTAGACCATCTATGAAAAAATCTAAATCTAAATACAAAGTTAACAAACCTAAAAAAGAACTTTCTTATGTTGAAAAATTGGAACAAGAAGTTTATCAATTAAGGATGGAAAATGACCTATTAAAAAAGTGGCATGCCTTAATGAAGCAATGGGAAAAGGAA AAGACACTAGTTTTAGTAATTGCTAAATTAAGGAAAAAATATACTCTAAAAGCCCTATTAAACTATACAAAATTAGCTAAAAGCACATATTATGATGCATTAAAAAAATTATCTAGAGAAGATAAATATAAAGGATTAAAAACATTAATTCATAATATTTGTAATAAAAATCATGGAAGATATGGATATAGAAGAGTAACTATGCAGCTGCATAAACAAGGAATAAAAATCAATCATAAAGTAGTTATGAGATTGATGAAAGAAGAAAATTTAACATGCAAAGTAAGAGCAAAGAAATACAAATCGTATAGAGGGCAAGAAGGAAAAATAGCTAAAAATATATTAAATAGAAATTTCAAAGCAGAAAAACCAAACGAAAAATGGGCAACAGATGTAACAGAATTTGCATTATGTAATGAAAAAATATACTTATCACCAATAATAGATTTATATAACGGAGAAATAATAAGTTATAAAATATCGAAAAGACCAATACTAAAGCAAGTATTAGATATGGTAGAAGATGCAACAAGAAAGATAAAAGAAACAAAAGGGATAATTCTACACTCAGACCAAGGATGGCAGTATCAAAATAAGAGGTATCAGAAGTTATTAAAAGAAAAAGGCATTATCCAAAGCATGAGCCGAAAAGGCAATTGCTTAGATAATGCCGTAATAGAAAATTTCTTTGGTTTGCTAAAAAGCGAAGTATTCTATTTAAAAAAATTCAAATCCGTTGAAGATTTTATAAAAGAGTTAAAATCTTATATAAAATATTATAATACAAAACGGATAAAGATAAAACTAAAAGGACTTAGTCCTGTAGAATACAGAATTAAGTTTCAATTAGTAGCCTAA
- a CDS encoding YkvA family protein, with translation MFTRIISFISSSRRDILILFTALFNRNTPKMIKTMTIIAFLYLISPIDFLPDMIPGLGLLDDAVVVPGILYAMLQMLPASVRAKSEAQADYLGPKMPWLLAICGIFLIAWTIFVFVAIYNFIFN, from the coding sequence ATGTTTACACGAATTATATCGTTTATCAGTTCAAGTAGAAGAGATATTTTAATTTTATTTACAGCTTTATTTAATAGAAATACACCAAAGATGATAAAGACAATGACAATTATAGCGTTTTTATATCTTATAAGTCCTATTGATTTTTTACCAGATATGATACCGGGACTGGGATTATTAGATGATGCAGTAGTTGTGCCGGGAATTTTATATGCAATGCTTCAGATGTTACCTGCTTCTGTTAGAGCAAAATCAGAAGCACAGGCAGATTATTTAGGGCCGAAAATGCCTTGGCTTTTAGCTATTTGTGGAATTTTTCTCATAGCATGGACTATATTTGTTTTTGTAGCGATTTATAATTTTATTTTTAATTAA